A portion of the Pleuronectes platessa chromosome 15, fPlePla1.1, whole genome shotgun sequence genome contains these proteins:
- the taf1 gene encoding transcription initiation factor TFIID subunit 1 isoform X2, which yields MSDSDSDEDQDRPFSITGFLFGNINEDGQLEDDSVLDNESKKHLAGLGTLGLGSLITDITAEEDDDQEENRDPDSVDEEGWVKSTEDAVDYSDITEVAEDETRKYRQAMGSLQPCRHTDDEDDYDADCEDIDSKLMPPPPPPSLAAAAKKDEPSPQTANVGEEGDGIILPSIIAPSSTADKVDFSSSSDSESETDRPCQESGDGGSPDRLTLPLAGIMQKDAAKALPGVTELFPEFRPGKVLRFLRLFGPGKSMPSVWRSARRKKKRKHRDHQPGTPPPEGEPTEQSQEKKSGWIYEYANAPPPEQCLSDDEITMMAPVESKFSQTCGDGDKETESRPKVAEWRYGPAQLWYDMLGVPEDGSYFNYGFKLKEKQSSDPQKQDAPKEISEPSQEFQRQEDDNDDTDDQEKSRADPENELFLMVTQLQWEDDIIWNGEDIKHKGTKTQRASLAGWLPSSMTRNANAYNAQQGLSRSNSQLVPPLPPPMPKVSSISGSKREKNIHDIHAFHEDDCPWFSIFPIDNEELVYGRWEDNIIWDDQEMDYLLSPPVLTLDPNDENIILEIPDEKEKTMSHSPSKENKKETAIKKSRILLGKTGVIKDEPQQNMSQPEVKDPWNLSNDEFYYPKQQGLRGTFGGNIIQHSIPALELRQPFFPTHMGPMKLRQFHRPALKKYSFGAVAQPGPHPVSALLKQIKKKAKMREQERQASGGGDMFFMRTPQDLTGKDGDLILAEYSEEYSPLIMQVGMATKIKNYYKRKPGKDPGAPDCKYGETVYCHTSPFLGSLHPGQLLQAFENNLFRAPIYLHKMPETDFLVLRTRHGYYIREIVDIIVVGQECPLFEVPGPNSKRANTHIRDFLQVFIYRLFWKSKDRPRRIRMEDIKKAFPSHSESSIRKRLKLCADFKRTGMDSNWWVLKPDFRLPTEEEIRAMVSPEQCCAYYSMLVAEQRLKDAGYGEKSFFAPEEENEEDFQMKIDDEVRTAPWNTTRAFISAMKGKCLLEVTGVADPTGCGEGFSYVKVPNKPTQQKDDKEPQPAKKTVTGTDADLRRLSLKNAKQLLRKFGVPEEEIKKLSRWEVIDVVRTMSTEQARSGEGPMSKFARGSRFSVAEHQERYKEECQRIFDLQNKVLESTEVLSTDTGSSSAEDSDFEEMGKNIENMLQNKKTSSQLSREREEQERKELQRMLMGEESDRDHKGRKERRKGLSSSMSTGSHKDDDTSSVTSLNSAATGRRLKIYRTFRDEDGKEYVRCETVRKASVIDAYTRIRTTKDDDFIKKFALFDEQHREEMRKERRRIQEQLRRLKRNQEKDKIKGPPEKKAKKVKERPDLKVKLKCGACGAIGHMRTNKFCPLYYQTNAPPSNPVAMTEEQEEELEKTVIHNDNEELIKVEGTKIVLGKQLIESADEVRRKSLVLKFPKQQLPPKKKRRVGSAVHCDYLNKPHKAIHRRRTDPMVTLSSVLESIINDMRDHPNTYPFHTPVNAKVVKDYYKIITRPMDLQTLRENVRKRMYPSRDEFREAVELVVKNSGTYNGAKHPITQVAQSMLDLCDTKLKEKEDRLVRLEKAINPLLDDDDQVAFSFILDNIVTQKMMVVLDSWPFHHPVNKKFVPDYYKVIVTPMDLETVRKYISKHKYQNRDSFLSDVSLIHANSIKYNGAESPYTNTALEIVNVCKQTLAEYDEHLTQLEKDISTAKEAALDAADLECLDPMTPGPYTPQPADLFDSGASGSLPRESSSLFSEGPLVVASEKRGGQGRHMRRPGEEESDVDIEGFEEEYDGKPKTPAPAEDAEGDLEDEDDDEDMLLAPRRRLHDHEHEEEYEDDEGEDGRSNRPAQASVLYQDLLMSDGEDDASEEEGDNPFSSIQLSESGSDSDREVDVRPPPPRRAQDTARMGMEQEESMMSYDGDGPDVPHIEDSNVSYGSYEETESQIPMLPLGMGNGEEYGISEEEEDEEDEARRRGPAVLSQVQLSEDEESEEFRSIGGDSDLDSDNSFVENQK from the exons ATGTCGGACTCTGACAGTGACGAGGACCAAGATCGTCCTTTCTCCATCACCGGCTTCCTCTTTGGAAACATCAACGAAGATGGACAGCTGGAGGACGACAGTGTCTTAGACAAT GAATCCAAAAAGCATCTGGCTGGTTTGGGTACTCTGGGTCTGGGCTCACTCATCACAGATATTACtgctgaggaagatgatgatcaAGAGGAAAACAGGGACCCTGATAGTGTGGATGAAGAAG GTTGGGTGAAAAGCACTGAAGATGCAGTGGATTATTCGGACATTACTGAGGTAGCTGAGGATGAGACGAGGAAATACCGTCAGGCCATGGGGTCTTTGCAGCCCTGCAGGCATACAG atgatgaggatgactATGATGCAGACTGTGAGGATATTGATTCTAAGCTCATGCCTCCTCCGCCACCACCAAGTCTTGCAGCAGCCGCTAAGAAAGATGAGCCATCCCCTCAGACCGCGAATG TCGGGGAAGAGGGCGATGGCATCATCCTGCCATCCATTATTGCACCGTCCTCCACGGCTGATAAGGTCGACTTCAGCAGCTCCTCAGACTCTGAGTCCGAAACCGATCGTCCCTGCCAGGAGTCCGGGGATGGAGGGTCCCCAGACAGGCTCACTCTCCCTCTTGCTGGCATCATGCAGAAGGATGCAGCCAAAGCACTGCCAGGTGTCACAGAGCTCTTCCCAGAGTTTAGGCCGGGAAAG GTGCTTAGGTTCTTGCGACTGTTTGGTCCTGGGAAAAGCATGCCGTCCGTTTGGAGGAGTGCCCGCAGGAAGAAGAAGCGGAAGCACCGGGACCATCAGCCTGGTACTCCTCCTCCAGAAGGAGAACCCACAGAGCAAAGCCAGGAGAAGAAGTCTGGGTGGATATATGAGTATGCCAACGCTCCACCACCAGAGCAGTGTCTCTCTGATGATGAG ATAACCATGATGGCTCCAGTGGAATCTAAGTTCTCACAGACTTGTGGTGATggggacaaagagacagagtcTCGACCGAAAGTAGCAGAATGGAGATATGGTCCAGCCCAGCTCTGGTACGACATGCTCGGCGTCCCAGAGGACGGAAGCTATTTCAACTATGGGTTCAAGCTAAAAGAAAAGCAGTCCAGTGACCCTCAGAAGCAGGATGCACCTAAAGAAATTTCAGAGCCTTCTCAAGAG TTTCAAAGGCAAGAAGACGATAATGATGATACCGATGATCaagagaaaagcagagcagACCCTGAGAACGAGCTCTTCCTGATGGTCACTCAGCTGCAATGGGAAGACGATATCATCTGGAACGGGGAAGACATAAAACACAAGGGCACCAAGACTCAGCGAGCCAGCCTTGCGGGATGGCTACCCTCTAGTATGACCCGCAATGCCAATGCTTACAATGCTCAGCAGG GTCTGAGTAGAAGTAATTCGCAGTTGGTGCCACCTCTACCTCCCCCCATGCCGAAAGTTTCTTCAATCTCTGGCTCCAAGCGGGAAAAGAATATTCATGATATTCATG cCTTCCACGAAGATGATTGTCCCTGGTTCTCCATTTTTCCTATTGACAATGAAGAGTTAGTGTACGGACGCTGGGAGGACAACATCATCTGGGATGACCAGGAGATGGATTACCTGCTCTCGCCACCAGTtctcacactggatccaaatgATGAGAATATTATTCTTG AGATTCCagatgaaaaggagaaaacGATGTCCCACTCCCCatcaaaagaaaataagaagGAAACGGCAATCAAAAAGAGCCGCATCCTGCTGGGGAAGACTGGGGTGATAAaagatgagccacagcag AACATGTCCCAGCCTGAAGTGAAGGACCCGTGGAACCTCTCCAATGACGAGTTCTACTATCCCAAACAGCAGGGCCTGAGGGGGACCTTTGGTGGAAACATCATCCAG CACTCCATCCCGGCGCTTGAGCTCAGGCAACCCTTCTTCCCCACTCACATGGGGCCCATGAAGCTGCGGCAGTTCCATCGACCGGCTCTGAAGAAGTACTCATTTGGAGCAGTGGCTCAGCCGGGTCCTCACCCTGTCTCGGCACTGCTCAAACAAATCAAGAAGAAAGCCAAG ATGAGAGAGCAGGAACGTCAGGCCTCAGGAGGAGGGGACATGTTCTTCATGAGAACGCCCCAAGACTTGACTGGCAAAGATGGAGACCTGATCCTGGCAGAGTACAGTGAAGAATACTCCCCTCTCATCATGCAAGTAGGCATGGCAACCAAAATCAAAAACTACTACAAAAGG AAACCTGGAAAGGATCCTGGAGCTCCTGACTGTAAATATGGAGAGACCGTGTACTGCCACACATCTCCTTTCCTTGGTTCTCTGCATCCGGGACAGCTGCTCCAG GCCTTTGAAAACAACCTTTTCCGTGCACCAATCTACCTGCACAAGATGCCAGAGACTGATTTCTTGGTGCTACGGACGCGCCACGGCTACTACATCAGAGAGATTGTGGACATCATTGTGGTTGGTCAGGAGTGCCCCTTGTTCGAGGTTCCTGGGCCTAACTCGAAACGAGCCAATACCCACATCAGAGATTTCCTTCAG GTGTTCATTTATCGCTTGTTCTGGAAGAGCAAGGATCGGCCACGCAGAATCCGCATGGAGGATATAAAGAAAGCTTTTCCCTCACACTCGGAGAGCAGCATCAGGAAACGACTTAAACTCTGTGCCGACTTCAAACGAACAG GGATGGACTCTAACTGGTGGGTGCTGAAGCCTGACTTCAGATTACCCACAGAAGAAGAGATCCGAGCCATGGTGTCTCCAGAGCAGTGTTGTGCTTACTACAGCATGCTGGTGGCAGAGCAGAGACTCAAG GATGCTGGGTATGGTGAGAAATCCTTCTTTGCTCCAGAGGAAGAGAACGAAGAGGATTTCCAGATGAAGATTGATGATGAG GTGCGGACAGCTCCGTGGAACACAACAAGAGCGTTCATTTCTGCCATGAAGGGGAAATGTCTGCTGGAGGTTACAGGTGTGGCCGATCCTACCGGCTGCGGGGAGGGTTTCTCCTATGTCAAAGTTCCCAACAAGCCCACTCAACAAAAG GATGACAAAGAGCCACAGCCCGCCAAGAAGACGGTGACGGGGACAGACGCCGACCTCAGGAGACTGTCGCTGAAAAACGCCAAGCAGCTGCTGCGCAAGTTTGGTGTTCCAGAGGAAGAA ATCAAGAAGCTCTCTCGCTGGGAGGTAATTGACGTGGTGAGGACCATGTCCACAGAGCAGGCACGTTCAGGCGAGGGACCCATGAGCAAATTTGCCCGAGGGTCCCGTTTCTCTGTGGCTGAACACCAGGAGCGCTACAAGGAAGAGTGCCAGAGGATCTTTGACCTGCAGAACAA GGTATTAGAATCGACAGAGGTGCTCTCCACAGACACAGGCAGCAGCTCAGCAGAAGACAGTGACTTTGAGGAAATGGGGAAGAACATCGAGAACATGCTGCAGAACAAAAAGACCAGCTCCCAGCTGTCCCgcgagagggaggagcaggagaggaaggaaCTGCAGAGGATGCTTATGGGCGAGGAGAGTGACCGGGACCACAAGGGACGCAAGGAGCGGCGGAAAGGCTTGT CCAGTTCCATGTCCACCGGCTCACACAAGGATGACGACACGTCCTCCGTCACAAGCCTGAACTCCGCAGCCACAGGAAGGCGGCTCAAGATCTATCGCACCTTCAGGGATGAAGATGGCAAGGAATATGTCCGCTGTGAGACAGTACGGAAGGCTTCAGTCATTGACGCCTACACCAGGATAAGAACCACCAAGGATGATGATTTCAT AAAAAAGTTCGCCCTCTTCGACGAGCAGCACCGAGAAGAGATGAGGAAGGAGCGCAGACGAAttcaggagcagctgaggagacTGAAGAGAAACCAAGAGAAGGACAAGATCAAGGGTCCTCCAGAGAAGAAGGCCAAGAAGGTCAAGGAGAGACCAGACCTCAAGGTTAAA CTAAAGTGCGGCGCGTGTGGAGCCATAGGACACATGAGGACCAACAAGTTCTGCCCACTGTACTATCAGACCAACGCACCACCTTCTAACCCAGTTGCCATGAcagaggagcaagaggaggagctggaaaagACAGTTATCCACAACGACAACGAGGAACTGATCAAGGTGGAGGGCACCAAGATCGTCCTGGGCAAACAGCTCATTGAGAG TGCTGATGAGGTGCGCAGGAAGTCCTTAGTGCTCAAGTTCCCCAAACAGCAGCTCCCACCAAAGAAGAAGAGACGTGTCGGCAGCGCTGTGCACTGTGACTATCTTAAC AAACCACACAAGGCCATCCACCGCAGACGCACTGACCCCATGGTGACCTTGTCCTCGGTGCTCGAGAGCATCATCAATGACATGCGGGATCACCCCAAC ACATACCCGTTCCACACACCAGTAAATGCTAAGGTGGTGAAGGACTACTACAAGATCATCACTCGGCCCATGGACCTGCAGACGCTGAGGGAGAATGTACGCAAACGAATGTACCCATCAAGGGACGAGTTCCGTGAAGCAGTGGAGCTCGTAGTCAAAAACAGTGGCACTTACAATG GGGCAAAGCATCCAATAACGCAGGTGGCCCAGTCCATGCTGGACCTGTGCGATACCAAACTGAAAGAG AAGGAGGACAGACTGGTGAGGCTGGAGAAAGCCATCAACCCTCTGCTGGATGACGATGATCAGGTGGCCTTCTCGTTCATCCTGGACAATATCGTGACCCAGAAAATGATGGTGGTTCTCGAT TCATGGCCGTTCCATCATCCTGTAAACAAAAAGTTTGTACCAGATTATTATAAGGTGATTGTAACCCCTATGGATCTGGAGACCGTTCGCAAG TACATCTCCAAACACAAATACCAGAACCGAGACTCCTTCCTCTCAGATGTCAGTCTCATCCACGCCAACAGTATCAAGTACAACG GTGCAGAGAGTCCGTACACAAATACAGCCCTGGAGATCGTCAACGTGTGCAAGCagaccttggcagag tATGATGAGCACTTGACCCAGTTGGAGAAGGACATCTCGACGGCTAAGGAGGCAGCTCTGGATGCTGCAGACTTGGAGTGTCTGGACCCAATGACTCCTGGACCTTACACACCGCAG CCTGCTGATCTGTTTGACAGCGGGGCTTCGGGAAGTCTGCCCAGAGAGTCCAGCAGCCTGTTCTCTGAGGGACCTCTAGTGGTTGCTTCAGAAAAGAGAGGGGGGCAG GGACGCCACATGAGACGACCTGGAGAGGAGGAGTCAGATGTGGACATTGAAGGCTTTGAGGAGGAATATGATGGAAAACCCAAGACTCCTGCTCCG GCAGAGGACGCTGAAGGAGAtctggaggatgaagatgacgaCGAGGACATGTTGCTGGCCCCTCGCAGGCGGCTGCACGACCACGAGCATGAAGAGGAGTATGAAGACGATGAGGGAGAGGACGGGCGATCTAACCGCCCCGCCCAAGCCAGTGTCCTGTACCAGGACCTGCTCATGTCTGACGGAGAGGATGACGCCAgcgaagaggagggagacaacCCTTTCTCCT CCATTCAGCTGTCCGAGAGTGGTAGTGACTCCGACAGAGAGGTGGACGTGCGACCTCCACCTCCACGCAGAGCTCAAGATACTGCACGCATGGgaatggagcaggaggagagcatGATGTCGTACGACGGGGACGGGCCTGATGTGCCTCACATAGAAGACAGCAACGTCAG TTACGGCAGCtatgaggagacagagagccaGATTCCGATGCTGCCCTTGGGCATGGGAAATGGAGAAGAATATGGCatcagcgaggaggaggaagatgaagaagatgaggcaCGCAGGAGAGGCCCAGCCGTGCTCTCTCAGGTCCAGCTCAGTGAGGACGAGGAGAGTGAAGAGTTCCGATCAATCGGGGGAGACAGCGACCTGGACTCTGACAACAGTTTTGTTGAAAATCAGAAATAG